In the genome of candidate division KSB1 bacterium, the window TAAAAACAATATTTATTTCGGCGACGAAACGGGTATTTTTCATGCAGTAAATAGAAAAACAGGTAAAAGTGAATGGACCTTTAAAACTGATTCCGAAATAATCTCATCGGCTAATTTTTATCAAGACCGTGTCATTTTTGGTTCCTACGATCAATTTCTTTATTGTCTGTCCACAGAAGGAAAACTGATCTGGAAGTTTGAAACCGAACAATATATTCATGCCACACCAGCGATTTATGATGGGTATGTGATGATCTCGGGATGTGATGGTTTTTTTCGAATCATTGATGTGGAGACAGGTAAGCAAAAGCATAGCATTTATATGGGCTCTCAAGCTGCTGCGAGTGCCGCTATTTTAGACGATCGGGCCTATATCGGGACTTATGGCAGCCAGGTGCTTTGTATTGATTTAAAAAAGGCAGATATTGTATGGGTATACGAACATGCGAAAAGGCATTTCCCATATTATGCATCCGCCGCTGTTACAAAAGATATCGTGTTGGTGGCTGGCAGGGACAAAATGCTGCACGCACTTAATTCGAAGACCGGTGAATCCTTGTGGGATTTCATGACCAAATCCAAGATTGATTCATCTCCGGTTATTGTCGGGGATCGTGTCATCGTTGCTCCATTAAGCGGACAGATCTTTGCTCTGCAGATAAAAACTGGTGAGATTTTGTGGGAATATGATACCGGAAGCAGTATAGATGCTTCACCAAGCATAGCCAACGGGAAATTAATTATTGGCTCATTGGATGGGGTTTTGTATTGTTTCGGAAAGAAAAAATAAAAAATCGATTTAAAATGCGAATTTAAGAGGTTTATTTTTTATAATTAAATAGGACTCATTTAGTAGAATTTATTGAGATAGAGAAAAAAGATGAGCGAAACGACACAAACTCTAAAACCTGATCCGGCAACTTCAGGAAAGTTTAGAAAAGAAACAGAAATTGGAAGTGTCTTTGTTTCTAATTATCCAGCCTATTCATTCTGGAACCAGGATTATATGCCTGAATTCGAGAAAGTACTACAATCCAGTCCCCAGCCTTCTACGCCGCTTGGGCTTTATATGCATATTCCATTTTGTCGCAAACGCTGTAAATTCTGTTACTTTAAGGTTTATACCGGTAAAAATAGCTCTGAAATCCAAACATATTTAAATGCATTGTCAACGGAAATTGACATTTCCAGTCAAAAACCGGCATTTAAAGATCGTTCTTTAAAATTTGTTTATTTTGGCGGAGGCACGCCATCATTTATCAGCGCCAAACATTTAAAGCAATTGGTCGATCGTGCACGACAAGCAATTTCCTGGGAGAATGTGGATGAAGTTGCATTCGAATGTGAGCCGGGAACCCTAACACAAACCAAATTGGAAGCTATCAAAGAAATTGGTGTAACGCGATTAAGCTTAGGTATTGAAAATTTTAACGATAATATTCTTCAGGAGAATGGCAGGGCACATTTAGTAAAGGAAATCTTCAGGGTATCTCCGTGGATTAAAGAGTTGGATTTTGACCAGGTGAATATTGATTTGATCGCGGGGATGGTTGGCGAAAGCTGGGACACCTGGAAAGATACGGTCCAACAAACCGTCGATTATGATGCTGACAGCGTAACAATTTACCAAATGGAATTGCCATTTAATACAGTGTATTCGAAAGAGATAATGGAGGAAAACGGCAAAGTATTAGTAGCCAATTGGGAAACCAAAAGAGAGTGGCACGATTATGCCATTGAAGAGTTAATCAAGGCCGGTTATGAAATTTCCAGCGCTTATACTTTGGTTAAAAAGAATAAGGACGTTTCATTTGTTTATCGGGATGCCCTTTGGCAAGGCAGTGATATGTTGTCGACAGGAGTCGCATCCTTCGGCCATTTGAGTGGCATTCATTATCAAAATACATCCAATTGGAATGAATATGTTGAGAAATTAAAAGAAGGCAAGCTGCCGATAAACCGGGTGTTTCCAACAACAGTTCGGGATAGATTAATTCGGGAACTCATTCTGCAAACAAAATCCGGTCGGATCGATCTTTCCTATTTTTACAATAAATTTAACGTCGATGTTTTATCTGAATTCAACTCAATCTATCAAAAGCTTCAATCTGACAAATTATTAGATTTTGATGAAACTGAAATTAAGTTAACCCGTAAGGGTTTGTTACGTGTGGATGGATTATTACCCTTGTTTTACGATGACCAATATAAAAATACACGATATACTTAAGAGATCCAAAGAAATCAATTAACTAAATCAATCAACTTAACTGGGAGGAGAACAGATGCGAAATCCCTATCTTCAATTTGTTGTGATTTTAATCGGGGTGGTTTCTTTAACGCTGGCAAATCCGCAATTTACACTAGCCCAAAATTCCGCCAATCCGCCAATGGAAGGCTTTGATCTGGAAGGATCTGATAAATCTGCCATTGAGATTGCTGATCGAGTTATGCAAGAATTGGGCGGACGGAAGAATTGGGATAATACCCGGTATGTTACCTGGAAGTTCTTTGGCCGTAGGATGCATGTGTGGGATAAATGGACTGGAGACATAAGGGTGGAAGCACGTGATCGCGTAACTTTGATGAATATACACACGATGAAAGGTAAAGTCTGGGAAAAAGGTGTTGAGATCACAAATCCTGATTCGTTAGCAAAAAGATTAGACCAGGGTTTGGCAGCATGGATCAATGATTCTTACTGGGTTTTTATGCCGTATAAATTAAAGGATTCAGGAGTCACTTTAACATATAACGGCGAGGGCAAAACTGAAGACGGCAGAGATGCACATATGCTGCAGTTAACTTTCAAAGATGTTGGTAAAACTCCGCAAAATAAATACGAAGTTTGTGTGGATAAAGAAACCTATCTGGTAACTCAATGGTCGTATTTTCCGAAAGCATCAGACCAGGAACCGCGCTTCACCGGGGTATGGAAGAACTGGCAAAAACATGGCGACATAATGATATCCGATGATCGCGGTAGAAACAAACATTCTGATATTGCCGTTTTTGATAAATTACCCAAATCCGTGTTTGAAAGTTCGAATCCTGTTGATATGATGTCTTTCATCAAAGAAGGTGAATGATTTTTGCAAATGAAATAACAAATAGCAATTGCCAAAAACAAACAAATTCCAATATTCAAATTACGAAATCACAAACTCAGCTTTAAGGATTTTGATCATTCGTAATTGAGTTTTGTGTTTTATTTAATATATATTTGGAATTTTCTCTCATCGAAAATTTGTTTTTCGATGCAGTCAAAAATTTAAGTAACTTTATACAATTATTAAAATGAATAAAAATTACCAATTATTCCGGAATCAATTTTATATTCTCTGTTGAATTGTCTCCAGGTGCTGTAAGAATAGATGACAGGCCGCATGGCGTGGGAAAAATTGGGATGGCATTTCTAGCAAACGAATCTTAAACATGGATTAGTGGTGAATGACAATTAAGATTCAAAACAACCTATTTATGTTTTTTAGTATCTTTCTGTTTATTGCCCTTTTGGGAAGTACATTTCTGCCAGATACTGGAATAGATGGCAATGTAAAAAATGATTGGTCACAATACCGAGGACCTAATAGGGATGGCATTTCATCTGAAACCGGGTTAATAAAAAATTGGCCCGACAATGGCCCAAAATTAATTTGGAAAACTAAAGCTGGCGATGGCTATTCCGCTATTTCAATTTCTAAAGGCAAGCTTTTTACCATGTGGGCGGAAGGTCGCCATGAGTATTTATTCTGTTTAGATGTGCAAAGCGGTAAGAAGTTGTGGCGTTATGAAGTTGGTAGCAGCCTTTATAATGATCAAGGAAATGGCCCGCGGTCTTGTCCAACCGTCGATGGGGAACTGGTATATGCCATTAGCGGGAAGGGCAATCTCCATGCTGTAAATGTTGAGAATGGCAAAAAAGTATGGGGGCATGATCTTGTTAAGGAATTCGGCGGCAGGGTAGCCAGATGGGGATATGCATCCTCTCCTTTGGTTGAAGATAATAAACTCCTGGTTGAAGTTGCCGGAAAAGAATTCGCATATGCGGCATTTGATAAAATTACCGGTCAGGTTATCTGGACTTCTCATTCGGATCGGCCCGGTTATTCTTCACCCATTGCAATTGATGTCAATGGTAGCAGGCAAATTCTCTTTTTTAGCGCCAGTGGGCTTCATGGCATTTCACCCGTAGATGGTAAACTTCTCTGGCGTTACAAATGGAGAACGGATTTTGATGCGAATATTGCCATCCCAATTTTTATTGCTCCGGATAAGGTATTTATTTCGACCAACTATGGCGTTGGAGCAACAGTGCTGCAAATAAAAGGAAAGGATGGTAAATTCATAGCCTCACCGGTTTGGCGCAAACGTGTCATGAGAAATCATTTTAATTCTTCGGTATTGCATGGAAAGTATATCTATGGATTTGACAATTCTATGCTGAAATGTATAGATTCAACCAACGGCAAAGAAATGTGGAAAACCCGGGGCTTTCAGAAAGGCTCTTTACTTTTTGCTGACGGCCACTTCTTTGTATTGGGTGAACGTGGCAAGCTGGCTTTGGTTGAGGCAAATCCGAGTAGATACATTGAAAAGGCTAGTGTGCAAATGTTAAAGGGCAAATGTTGGACCATGCCGACTCTTGCCGGTGGTAAATTATTCTTAAGAAATCAAAGTGAAATGATTTGTTTGGATGTTTCCGGATCTTAGCTTTAGATCGTAATAATAAATTTTTAGTAAAAAATTGTTTTTAAAAAGAGGTTAAGAATGATTAAATATTTATCTATCGGTTTTGTAATATTGTTAATGACTTCGCTGGTTTTTGGTCAGGAAGAAGAAATCAAATCATACGCGCTAAAAGATTCTCTTGTGGTTGAAGCGGAAAGAGTATCAAAATTCCCGATCTATAATTCTATTGCTGCAAAAGTACCTATTTCTATTCAACAAACCCCTGCCAGCGTAGAAGTTGTAACCAGCGCCACATTTTCCAGTCAGAATGGAATTGTTCTGGGTGATGCTCTAAAGAATATAAGTGGTGTAAATATTCAATCCAATTTTGGCACGACTGACTATTTTCTCATTCGGGGTTTTGATTCGCTAACCAATGGTTTGGTACTAACTGATGGAACGGCAGAACCGGAAGTTTCTTTCTATAATTTATACAATGTTCAGCGCATCGAAGTACTAAAAGGGCCCAGTGCGTTTTTATACGGCGGGAATCCATTATCCGGCGCCGTAAACCTTGTTCGAAAAAAACCCATGTTTGTCAACTTTTCGCGGTTTTCAGGCTCCTATGGCAATTATGCAACATTCCGAGGTACTGCAGATCTGAATGTTTACAAACCATCGATGAATCTTGCATTTCGGTTGAACGCTTTGTATCAAGAATCTGATAATTATCGCGATAATAAATCGAATGACAATAAAAGTATAAATCCGGCACTAACTCTGCGAATCGGGAATCGCAGTATATTGACGGCTAATTATGAATATGTTAGGAGTAGTTATCGGCCTGATTCCGGATTGCCCCTGCTTTTTCAATCCGAAGGAGGAATCATTCCAGATGTACCAAGGACTAATTCTTACCAGTCACCAGTAGATCAATCAGAACAGCAAATTTCCAGGGTTCAAATTGATTTTAATACTAAGATTAATGATTTTATTTCAATTCAGAGCAGAACGTATTTTACGGATTTGGATTGGGTTTCAAAGGGAACCCTTATTGACGGGGCTTTTCAGACATCTCCTTCAAATACGAGCGTGAATCGATTTCTTCTAGAACTTAGAGACCGGCAAAAACTACTCGGTAATCAACTTGAAGCACTATTTTCGTTCGAAACCGGATCCATTGAACATAAATTATTAACCGGTTTTGAAGTCAGTAGATTGACTGATGATTTCACTTTACTTGCCTCTTTATTGCCAGGAATCGATCTGTTTAATCCTGTTGAAACGTTTGATCCGCGTATACCGCTTTTTCCACTTCAAGGTGAAAAAGGGGATGCCCGCAGCACAGTCTATGCTCCTTATTTTGTCGACAAAATTTCTTTTTTAGATCGCTGTATTGTTTTTGCAGGCGGCCGGTATGATGTGATTAATTTCGACGAAAAAATCAATATGACTGAGCGAAGCTATAAAAAATTCAGTCCCATGTTCGGATTTGGCTATTCGCCTATTCATTCGATATCCTTTTATGGCAATGCTGGAAAAGCGTTTGCACCACCTTCCAGCAGGGTTATTGGAGATCGAAAACCGGAAGAAAGTACCCAGTTTGAGGTTGGAGTAAAAAAACGATTATTTGAAAATAAACTAAATGCAACGCTAGCTTTTTACCAACTGGAAAAGGACAACATAGCCATTCCGGATGATAATGGCGTTACACAACAGATAGGAAGCCAGCGGTCTAGAGGCATTGAATTCCAGGTGATGGCTAAGCCGCATAGAAATATGGTAGCGCTATTTTCATATGCATATACAGATGCAGAATTAACAGAATTTGGCGAGCTGTCTATTGTGGGATTTGATCAAAGCTTTAACCCGATATTTCTGGTTATTGATCGTAGTGGTAACAAACCTGCTTTTGTTCCGAATCATATTCTAAATTTATGGGTCACGCAAGAATTCAGAAATGGAGTTGGCATTGGCGCCGGAGGTCGATATTTAAGTAGTCAGTATATTTCTGAGGACAATGCGTTTGAAATTGATTCTTATCTACTTATTGATGCCACGGTTTTTTATAATTACAAAGGAATGAGGCTCGGTCTGAATTTTAAAAACTTGACCAATAAAGAATATGAAATGCGGGGATTTGGGTCGGGATCAGTGATCCCTGCAAATCCGAGATCACTTTACCTCTCTGCAGATTGGAGTATTTAGAAAAAATTCTTATCAGTTTGATTTTTCAATAAACAAGCGTCATCGCGAGCCCTTCGGCTACGCTCAGGATTAACTCCGCGACGTGGCGATCTCCTTCGGTAATTGCGGGAGATTGCTTCGTCGTCCCGCCCAGGCGGGACGGCACTCCTCGCAATGACACGAAGCTAAACTTATTGTAAAAAAATAGATATGGTTACATAATAAAGCCAGTTAACGTAACGCCGGAAGAACCTAATAGATTAACTCGGAGTTCACCTATGAAAAAAACAATACCCTCGTGGATGTTGTTCTTGTCATTGTTCGTTTTGTATTTACTGCATAATGATTTCTGGTTACGGAATAATTCAAATTTGGTTTTAGGCATTCCGGTTAGCCTGTTCTACCATATCCTTTTGTGCTTTGCAGCTTCCTTGTTAATGGTTATTGCAGTGCAGTATTTCTGGCCTAAACATCTTGAGACGCCTACAGAGAAGGAATCTGAATAATGATCATTGCGGTTATTTTTTCCTACTTAATTCTCGTCCTGCTCATTGGAGTTCTCAGCCATAGGTTTTTTAAAAGCACCAGTGAAGATTATTTTGTCGCCAGCAGAAGTATTGGTCCTTTTATATTGTTGATGTCCCTTTTTGGCACCAATATGACAGCATTCGCAATTCTTGGGGCTTCCGGAGAAGCCTATCGGGTAGGTATCGGCGTTTTTGCAATGCTGGCTTCATCTTCTGCATTGGTGATTCCAACTGTGTTTTTTTTCATAGGTACACGATTGTGGGCATTGGGAAAGAAATTTGGTTATTTAACCCAGGTTCAATATTTTCGTGATCGATGGGGCTCTGATGGACTTGGTTTGTTACTATTCATAGTTCTGGTGGCATTGGTTATTCCTTACCTGTTGATTGGTGTCATGGGAGGTGGCATCACCTTGAACCTTATTACCAATGATCAGATTCCTGCCTGGGTAGGAGGACTGCTGGTTTGTCTGGTGGTTATGATGTATGTAACTTATAGCGGAGCAAGAGGAACCGCCTGGGTAAATACATTTCAAACATTGGTATTTATGATTTTAGGAGCTGTATCTTTCGTTGTTATTGTGAATAAATTAGGCGGCCTATCAACTGCCATAGCAACCATTTCAAAATCCAATCCTGATTTACTCATCCAGGGTGAACATATCCAACCACTTAAGTTATTAACGTATACACTAATTCCTGTTTCGACTGCGATGTTTCCGCATTTATTTATGCATTGGCTTACAGCTAAACGGGCAGAGACCTTTCGTTACACGATCATGTTTTACCCGCTATGCATTTTAATCGTATGGATACCCAGCGTATTACTGGGGATATTTGGCAATATCGATTTTCCTGATCTGCAAGGCGCCGAGGGGAATTCTGTTTTAATAAGAATGGTGGCGTTGTACGCCCCGGGCTTTTTAGGTGGACTGTTAGCTGCCGGTGTGTTTGCCGCCATCATGTCTTCGTTGGATTCGCAGACCCTCGCTTTAGGAACCATGTTCACCCAGGATATTGTCAGGCATTATGGTTTCCATAATAAAATGAGTGAAAAACAGCAAGTATTGTTTGGACGAGCCTTTGTTTTTTTTATTATTGGGATTACCTATATTTTGTCACTGGTAATGGAACGAAGTATTTTCAGATTGGCGGTGTGGTCATTCACCGGTTTTGCATCTTTATTGCCGGTGGTTGTTGCAGCCGTTTTTTGGAAGCGAAGCACTAAATACGGCGCATTGGCTTCGATTAGTAGTGTTGTTATTCTTTGGATATACTTTTTTAAACAAGGTTGGGAGAATCCGGGTTACACCATTGCGGAAAGTGGAATGATGCCGGTTGGCGTTATGTTGGTTGTATCTGCCTTAGCAATGGTAGTTGGTTCGTTGGTTACCAAGCCACCGGAAGATGGTCGGCTTAAACGATTTTTTCCTGGAACCAACTAACGATGACTGTTAAATATAACTGATAATTTTAGGATGGAAACAATAAATCCGAATAACTAGTTTCAAAATAACAATGTTTAAACCAAATAATATTATATGATACTATTAAATAATTAAATTAATTAACCTGGATTATTCATGAATCATGTTTTTAAGCTTAAAACTTCCAATGTCATCCCGTCGCGCAGGATGCTGCAGGGTGTCGTTACCGAATGCTTTCAGGGTGTCCGAGTACTACCCAAAATATCATCCTAATGTTTTCAGGCTGTCCGAGAACCCCCTAAAATGTCACCCCCGTCCCGCCTGGGCGGGACGGGAATGACAGTTTTATAAACCAGTGACAATTTTTATGGATAGATCAGGTTAATTAACAGTAATTACAAACAGTTTGTTATTTATTTCATTGTAATTTGTTTAGGATTTAGAGATTTGAAATTCGGATTTCCAGTACATTTTATGAGAATAGTAAGAATTGAAAAACCCTTACTGAGTTAATAGTATAATTCCATGAAAATCGCATACATATCAGCCGGAGCAGCGGGGATGTATTGTGGTAGTTGTATTCACGATAATACCCTGGCAGCCGCATTAATTAGAAAAGGGCATGATGTCGCCTTGATTCCGACTTATACCCCGATCAGAACTGACGAGGAAAGTGTCAGCATCGATCGAATTTTCTTTGGTGGAATCAATATTTATTTACAGCAGAAATCGGCAATATTTCGCAAAACACCCGAATTTTTGGATAAGCTGTTGGATTCCCCTGCGCTGCTCAATTGGATTTCTCGATTTAGTTCAAATACGGATGCGAAAGAATTGGGTGAATTAACAATTTCAATGTTAAAAGGCGAAGAAGGTAAGTTTAATAAAGAATTGCGAAAACTGGCAAAATGGTTAAAAGAGTCTTACCAACCGGATATTATTCAATTGACCAATTCGATGTTTGTCGGGGTGGCCAAATATCTGAAACAGGAATTGCATGTCCCGGTGCTTTGCGCGATGCAAGGAGAAGATATTTTTCTTGATGATCTGATCGAACCGTACAAAACACAAGCTTTCAATTTAATCAGGGATAACTCCAAAGATGTGGATGGATTTATTGCCACATCTGAATATTACACCGAATTCATGGCCGACTACCTGGATGTGGCGCTGGAAAAAATTCATGAAGTCAAACTAGGCATTAAACTTCAAGGCCATGGAGATCAACAAAAAAATCTTGAAGATGGCGTTTTCACGATAGGTTACCTTGCCCGGATCTGCCCGGAAAAAGGTTTGCATCAATTGGTGAAGGCCTTTCATCAATTATCAACGAAAAATAAGAACCTGAAAATTAAGTTAAAAGCAGCGGGTTACCTGGGTAAGAAAGATCATGTGTATTTTGAAGACATTCGAAAAAAGATCCAATCTTTGGATTTATCCGAAGACTTTGAATACTGTGGTGAAGTGGATCGAAGACAAAAAATAGAGTTTTTGAATAGTATCGATGTGCTTTCTGTTCCAACGATTTACAAAGAACCAAAGGGTCTGTTCGTCTTGGAAGCGTTGGCCAATGGCGTTCCGGTTGTGCAGCCCAGGCATGGCGCTTTTCCGGAGATTATTGAAGCGACAGAAGGTGGACTTCTGGTTGAACCGGGTTCAACTGTTGACTTAGCTGAAGGAATTCAAAAGATAATAGATTTTCCTGACCATAAAAATGAAATGGGTAAAAAAGGCAAGCAAGCTGTTCATAAATATTTTTCTGATGATCGCATGGCAGAAGACACATTAGCAGTTTTTGAGCAGTATTTAAGTGCTTTTGAAAAAGATAAAATGAGTGCTAAAACAGATAGTCATTAAAAATTTAGAGGATTAATGTCAGATCAATTAGAAAAGCTTTCTCTGAATGTCTTAAATGTGTGCAAGCAATTTGACACGGGAAGCCATACCGTAAATGTCCTTCAAGATGTTTCTCTGGAAATGTCGGGAGGGTCTGCTGCAGTAGTCACAGGGCCGTCCGGATCGGGGAAAAGTACATTATTACATATTATTGGAACTTTGGACACTCCCACATCAGGGAAACTCAAAATTAACGGGCAGGAACCATTTGAATTATCTGAACCGGAACTTGCAAAGTTCAGGAACAAAAGTATAGGATTTATCTTCCAGGATCATTACTTGCTGCCTCAATATTCGGTTTTGGAAAATGTCCTGATCCCAACATTGGCCTTTAAAACCAACGGCCATGATTACGAAAGTCGGGCTAAAGACTTACTGAACAAGGTTGGGTTGTCCCACCGCCTGGATCATCTTCCTGCAGAACTTTCCGGCGGAGAACGACAGCGTGTCGCCGTTGCCCGGGCACTCATCAATCAGCCAACTATGTTGTTGTGTGATGAGCCAACCGGGAATTTGGATCACGCCAATGCGAATGCCATCGCCGATCTATTGTTCGAATTACATCGGGAGGAACAAAATATTTTGATCGTTGTAACTCATAGCCTGGAATTGGCCGGGCGTTTTCCAAAACGATTAAAATTGATCGAAGGAAAAATTAAAGAAGAATAAAGTGTTTAAGTTAACATTAGATGTTTTCAGGTACAAAATTGAAAATTTAATCGCAGAGTACACAGAGAACCAAGAGGTATGAATCATGGTTAAAAATTAAAACTTCCAAAACTGTCATCCCGCCGCGCAGGCTGTCGCAGAATACACATATCTGGCGAAATGTCATTCTGAACGAAGTGAAGAATCTCTTGATTTTATTGGGTTTATGACATTTCAGAGATCCTTCGCTACGCTCAGGATGACAATTTTTATCATCTGTGGATGCATTCTGCAACAGCCTCCTCGACGGGATCTATTTCCATACATATGAAAAAGCTGAATGTTAAACATTAAAGATGGTGAAATGTTCTTATCTCGAAAAACAGTGATAAGGTTCATGAATTATCCAGGTTAGTTATCAGGTAACAATAAATCTATGATCGAAGCAAACACCCAACACGATGGCTTATATC includes:
- a CDS encoding ABC transporter ATP-binding protein, with product MSDQLEKLSLNVLNVCKQFDTGSHTVNVLQDVSLEMSGGSAAVVTGPSGSGKSTLLHIIGTLDTPTSGKLKINGQEPFELSEPELAKFRNKSIGFIFQDHYLLPQYSVLENVLIPTLAFKTNGHDYESRAKDLLNKVGLSHRLDHLPAELSGGERQRVAVARALINQPTMLLCDEPTGNLDHANANAIADLLFELHREEQNILIVVTHSLELAGRFPKRLKLIEGKIKEE
- a CDS encoding glycosyltransferase family 4 protein, which codes for MKIAYISAGAAGMYCGSCIHDNTLAAALIRKGHDVALIPTYTPIRTDEESVSIDRIFFGGINIYLQQKSAIFRKTPEFLDKLLDSPALLNWISRFSSNTDAKELGELTISMLKGEEGKFNKELRKLAKWLKESYQPDIIQLTNSMFVGVAKYLKQELHVPVLCAMQGEDIFLDDLIEPYKTQAFNLIRDNSKDVDGFIATSEYYTEFMADYLDVALEKIHEVKLGIKLQGHGDQQKNLEDGVFTIGYLARICPEKGLHQLVKAFHQLSTKNKNLKIKLKAAGYLGKKDHVYFEDIRKKIQSLDLSEDFEYCGEVDRRQKIEFLNSIDVLSVPTIYKEPKGLFVLEALANGVPVVQPRHGAFPEIIEATEGGLLVEPGSTVDLAEGIQKIIDFPDHKNEMGKKGKQAVHKYFSDDRMAEDTLAVFEQYLSAFEKDKMSAKTDSH
- a CDS encoding PQQ-binding-like beta-propeller repeat protein, yielding MSFIVNQKYYRYLISWISVFVVFLLQSSIHPNDKKTKHLFIYRGNPQLTGVVQGEFPDQPELLWTFQAKDEITTAAAIVENDVYFGSIDSTLYALDLNTGKLKWRYRATDAIMSSPSVYKNNIYFGDETGIFHAVNRKTGKSEWTFKTDSEIISSANFYQDRVIFGSYDQFLYCLSTEGKLIWKFETEQYIHATPAIYDGYVMISGCDGFFRIIDVETGKQKHSIYMGSQAAASAAILDDRAYIGTYGSQVLCIDLKKADIVWVYEHAKRHFPYYASAAVTKDIVLVAGRDKMLHALNSKTGESLWDFMTKSKIDSSPVIVGDRVIVAPLSGQIFALQIKTGEILWEYDTGSSIDASPSIANGKLIIGSLDGVLYCFGKKK
- a CDS encoding coproporphyrinogen III oxidase family protein; the encoded protein is MSETTQTLKPDPATSGKFRKETEIGSVFVSNYPAYSFWNQDYMPEFEKVLQSSPQPSTPLGLYMHIPFCRKRCKFCYFKVYTGKNSSEIQTYLNALSTEIDISSQKPAFKDRSLKFVYFGGGTPSFISAKHLKQLVDRARQAISWENVDEVAFECEPGTLTQTKLEAIKEIGVTRLSLGIENFNDNILQENGRAHLVKEIFRVSPWIKELDFDQVNIDLIAGMVGESWDTWKDTVQQTVDYDADSVTIYQMELPFNTVYSKEIMEENGKVLVANWETKREWHDYAIEELIKAGYEISSAYTLVKKNKDVSFVYRDALWQGSDMLSTGVASFGHLSGIHYQNTSNWNEYVEKLKEGKLPINRVFPTTVRDRLIRELILQTKSGRIDLSYFYNKFNVDVLSEFNSIYQKLQSDKLLDFDETEIKLTRKGLLRVDGLLPLFYDDQYKNTRYT
- a CDS encoding PQQ-like beta-propeller repeat protein, whose protein sequence is MTIKIQNNLFMFFSIFLFIALLGSTFLPDTGIDGNVKNDWSQYRGPNRDGISSETGLIKNWPDNGPKLIWKTKAGDGYSAISISKGKLFTMWAEGRHEYLFCLDVQSGKKLWRYEVGSSLYNDQGNGPRSCPTVDGELVYAISGKGNLHAVNVENGKKVWGHDLVKEFGGRVARWGYASSPLVEDNKLLVEVAGKEFAYAAFDKITGQVIWTSHSDRPGYSSPIAIDVNGSRQILFFSASGLHGISPVDGKLLWRYKWRTDFDANIAIPIFIAPDKVFISTNYGVGATVLQIKGKDGKFIASPVWRKRVMRNHFNSSVLHGKYIYGFDNSMLKCIDSTNGKEMWKTRGFQKGSLLFADGHFFVLGERGKLALVEANPSRYIEKASVQMLKGKCWTMPTLAGGKLFLRNQSEMICLDVSGS
- a CDS encoding TonB-dependent receptor, which produces MIKYLSIGFVILLMTSLVFGQEEEIKSYALKDSLVVEAERVSKFPIYNSIAAKVPISIQQTPASVEVVTSATFSSQNGIVLGDALKNISGVNIQSNFGTTDYFLIRGFDSLTNGLVLTDGTAEPEVSFYNLYNVQRIEVLKGPSAFLYGGNPLSGAVNLVRKKPMFVNFSRFSGSYGNYATFRGTADLNVYKPSMNLAFRLNALYQESDNYRDNKSNDNKSINPALTLRIGNRSILTANYEYVRSSYRPDSGLPLLFQSEGGIIPDVPRTNSYQSPVDQSEQQISRVQIDFNTKINDFISIQSRTYFTDLDWVSKGTLIDGAFQTSPSNTSVNRFLLELRDRQKLLGNQLEALFSFETGSIEHKLLTGFEVSRLTDDFTLLASLLPGIDLFNPVETFDPRIPLFPLQGEKGDARSTVYAPYFVDKISFLDRCIVFAGGRYDVINFDEKINMTERSYKKFSPMFGFGYSPIHSISFYGNAGKAFAPPSSRVIGDRKPEESTQFEVGVKKRLFENKLNATLAFYQLEKDNIAIPDDNGVTQQIGSQRSRGIEFQVMAKPHRNMVALFSYAYTDAELTEFGELSIVGFDQSFNPIFLVIDRSGNKPAFVPNHILNLWVTQEFRNGVGIGAGGRYLSSQYISEDNAFEIDSYLLIDATVFYNYKGMRLGLNFKNLTNKEYEMRGFGSGSVIPANPRSLYLSADWSI
- a CDS encoding sodium:solute symporter family protein; amino-acid sequence: MMIIAVIFSYLILVLLIGVLSHRFFKSTSEDYFVASRSIGPFILLMSLFGTNMTAFAILGASGEAYRVGIGVFAMLASSSALVIPTVFFFIGTRLWALGKKFGYLTQVQYFRDRWGSDGLGLLLFIVLVALVIPYLLIGVMGGGITLNLITNDQIPAWVGGLLVCLVVMMYVTYSGARGTAWVNTFQTLVFMILGAVSFVVIVNKLGGLSTAIATISKSNPDLLIQGEHIQPLKLLTYTLIPVSTAMFPHLFMHWLTAKRAETFRYTIMFYPLCILIVWIPSVLLGIFGNIDFPDLQGAEGNSVLIRMVALYAPGFLGGLLAAGVFAAIMSSLDSQTLALGTMFTQDIVRHYGFHNKMSEKQQVLFGRAFVFFIIGITYILSLVMERSIFRLAVWSFTGFASLLPVVVAAVFWKRSTKYGALASISSVVILWIYFFKQGWENPGYTIAESGMMPVGVMLVVSALAMVVGSLVTKPPEDGRLKRFFPGTN